tttaattcagttcagtgatcagcattagattattcccaccatagtgttaaccaagggcaAATAACTTAAACTGATCCATTATCTCCatagtgcataatttttcatgtgagagaaattctttgtacTAGAACGTTAATCCTGGATTCAAATTCCAGGAGTCCTTGCTACTCTTCTGCTCAGTCAACCCTGCCTTGTGAATCAAATTATCTTAGGAGTACTGCCATTTTGATAACCAAGAAAATCTGGATAGCAGACCCTGTGAGGTTCAtgaagacaggtctgggtatgactgatttatttctcggaaaccaggTATACATTGTGGAATGCAGACGGAAAGGAAGTGACCGACCTGCACATTCCCATGTCAtgcatttggacaagaatttgcatttgttagatgatatataaatgagaataatttgcgttaaaataaacgtacaaagtagttagatacatcggcagaaaggccggacaataatgcatatggagagatacataaaaaatatgaaataataacgggtaatatACGTGGCGTGATtcatgcagaaatgaagaggcatttgatgcctttacaagtactcccccacTAAGACAATGGttacagagataattattggatgacatgaaCATTAATCACGGAGGAGCTGGGGGAGCAGGAGGCGACCTCTTCTTTTCGAGAACTGTGGGTAGGGGGCATCATCAACTGCTAGATCTGCTGAAGCAGCGGCCTCTGGGGTGCCCATGGCCCCTCTTTAGTGGGGCGGCATGTATGTCTGCAGGCACACTTTGACGGGGACCCTGGGATGTCTGCCTGCCTCCTCCCGGATTTCACTGTCCAAAAGGAATGCTGGTTTCAGCCTGTGGATGGAAACCCAGTCCTCCCAGCCATGAACGTCGATGAGATATGCCTTGGGGATCCTGGTTGATGATTCAGTAAGAGCCCCTATAGGGCCTGGTCAAGGGTGGTCAACAGGCGCCTATCCTGACAAAGACATAGGTGCAGGAATCCAGGCAGGCCAGGCTATAGGCATTGGTTCTGTccgtgaaggtcttatggcagggcttGAACTTCTGTGCTAGTTCCCTCGACCTCAGGAGGAGGGTGTCTGTGCCGTCAGCTGATGGCAGGAAGAATTCCCCTGAAACAGCTAGTGTTTCTCTGTAGACTTTTTCTGTGGGGATATATTGCCATCTGCCCTCGGTGTggggtgcggagacccagcaggacccaggggagttgGGTGCTCCAGTTTTTATCGGTGCAACGTGCCATTAGAGCTGGCTTCAGTGAGCAGTGTGCCCTCTCTACCATGTCATTTGCTGCGGGGTTGTAAGCCGTTGTGCTGAGAAGTGTTGTACCCATCTggcatgccagggagacccagagttctgacaggaatgctgagcCCCTGTCCATAGTAATGCTGTCTGGCACCCCGAATTGGCtaatccaactggagaggagggcttctgcgcaggaTGCTGTTGAAGCCTCCTCCATAGGTGTCGCCTCTGGCCAGCGAGTGGGCGGTCTATGATCATCAGGAGGTACCTGGCGCCCCCAGACTGCAGTAGAGGCCCGACGACGTCTCTGTGGATGTGGTCGAAGCACTGATGAGGTTGAGGGAAATCACCAATGCCTGGTTCTGTGTGTCTTGtgaccttgctggtttggcacgggATACAGCTCCTCCCCCACTGGTGGGCGTCCTTCCTGATGTCGTGCCACACAAACTTTTCTGCCATAAGGCAGAAAAGtttgatggatgggagaggccaTGAATGATGTTGAACGTCTGCTTCCTCCTCAAGGCGGGgaccagggggcgggggcggacAGTGCTAGTGTTACAGAGAAGCGTTGTGGCTGAATCGCCCAGGGGCACATCCTCCCACTTGAGTGCTGTCAGTGCCATCCTGTAGGCTGGTGTTTCTAGGTCTGCGGCTTGCTCccttgccaggtcttcgtagtgtATGCCGTGGTGCAGGGAATTGATTTCCACCCTTgacagggcgtcggctactggattcttcctgccagggacgtagatgatggtgcaaccaaactcGGAGATGGCAGCCAAGTGCCACTGCTGCCTTGCTGACCACGCGTCACCCGCCATTGTAAATGCATGCACCAGGGGCTTGTGGTCCGTGAGGATGGTGAATGGAGTGCCGTCCAGCAGGTATTTGAAGTGCCACACAGCCTAGTAGATCGCGAGCAGCTctctgttgaaggtgctgtagcgggtctctgccgGCGACAACTTGCGACTGAAGAAGGCTAGAGTCCCGTGGGGTACCGTCAACTACTTGCTCGAGCACTGCTCctcaggcgatgttgctggcatcagTGGTGAGTCTCAGGGAAGCGGTGGGGTTATAATgcgttaaggtggtggcactcaTGAGGGCTGCCTTTGTCTCCTCAAATGCCTGCTATTGCGGAGCGCCCCATGTCAGCGAGCCCTTAGTAATTTACCATGACATACAATTATTGAGGGGCCTTGATGGCGTTGTCGCTTTGTCGTTCTCTTTGttccatatatgaaaattttttattgctttcatctTGAAGGGGCCATGGGGCATACTCCTGCTGGGGATTAATCTTTGTGTCCGAGgtataaaagtttatgatttttTCTGCCCAGAATGTGCATTTGTCGAAACCTGATAACTTaatccgttctcctgcaggcacttcAGGAATGGTTCATCTAATCAGCCTTATGGTATATATTCTATTAAAccattttttcatttagaatatattgttaaggtgttttttttaaataaaatataaaaatgtttatatctttgtttccACCATGGCTGTATTTAAAGTGTGttctctggggacctggagaagataaaGATGTGAATCGATAGTAGTTTACCGCGACAAGGAATTATTAACAGACACAGAAGCACTCAGGGGAAGGCAGGTCCCAgggatggtgtccatcaggcactGGAATGTGTCCCCTGTTcctgaggccaaaggtggagtaggagaagatGTACATCCCGAACggcatgatgatggctgtcttcagtATGTTGTCAGGATGCACaggaacctgaaagtatgattttagcAAATCCATCTTCGTGAAGACCTTGGCCCCATGAAGGGCGCTTGTTAGGTCTTGCATGTTCAGCAGTGGGTAGCAGTCTGCCGTGGTGACTAAGTTTAGTTGATGGTAGTctccacagggcctccaggaacccTCCAACATATCACTGGCTCGATGCTTTGGCACAGACACCCATCAATTCCATTTTGGAGAAGGCCCGTTTGGCGTCACGTAGTTTTTGTGGGGTGGGGCGTCAAAACTTGGCATGAGTTGGGGGGCCTGTTGTAATGATGTGGTGGTAGATGCTGTGCTTGGCCCTGGCCCTTGCCAACTAGTGGAGCTCTGGTTTAAAAACTTCCAggaactcctggaggagggtAATGTAATTGTttgaggctgtgaagcagacagCGGGCAGCCCCGGTCTGGTGGAGAGTggtcgggagtggcaggttccagTGTCGAGGAGGAGTTGCCTGCCGACATCAACCAGGAGTCCGTGGTGTCCCAGGAAATTGGCGCCCAGGAGGGGGAAACTCGACCTCTGCGATGATGAAAGGCCAGTGATACCTGCGGCCCAAGATGGACATTGTGCGGGTCATTGTTCCATAGCAGCGGATGGGGGTTCCATTCACGGCTACCAGGGAGGTCGTGGAGTCAGCTGTCCAGGTGTAGTCTTCCTCCGATGGTGGGAACACCGACTGCATTGCGCCCGTGATGTatcgtctctgatgaagaaacctgctggtcgCAAGTCATTGTATTTTGCGGCCACTACTGTTACTTGTGGCTGCCCTTCtggttttttgtgaaggaacagggggTTCTGCAGTTCCTGGCACTGGGGCCGAATCTTTTGTGGAAATAGCACCACGCCAGGTTCGTCCAAGCCCTCTGCTCAGGGTTCATCCATGCCCTCTGCTCCCTTGGCGGTGCTCTCCTCCTGTAGATCGCATTTGTGTTCTCTGGGTCGTCGTCCTCTGATGTCAGGCTACAGGCTGCAAGGGCAACGGCTGCAAGGGCGGTGGTGGCGTGCTTGGAGGCCTTAGTGACTTCGTGGATTTTCTGGGCGACATCGACCAGTTCATCCACAGGAAGGGCATCTGCGTCAGTAATTTGGCCCCTCACCTTCTGCAGAAGGTGCCGCAGGAATATTGTTCttgtcaggctgatttccttcctgTGCCCATTTGCGTTGATGCCCGGCAGTGTTACTAGACCCTGCAGTTcgtcccaggcatccctgggtgatgTTTCCCCCAGAGGCTGGGTCAATAGGTTTAGGGCGCACTGCGCTCTCTCAGGGATGGGCATGTAATACGTTTGTATCAGCTTGTCTCGCAAGGCTGTGGatgtgaccttgtctggctgtgagtcaaGCCATGTGGTGATCTTGTTGAAGACCTCTTCAGGTAGCACCGTCATGGTAACGTCTGCCTTGGTCTTCTCGTCTGTGATGTGCGCCACGCGGAAGTGAGCATCTGTGCACAGAAACCAAAATGCTGTGTTCTAGCGCGAAAATGGGGGTCGCTTTACCACATCTGGCTTTGTGGGCGAAAGGGGCAATTTGACGATTTCCATGTTTTCGGATTGCTATTGTATTTCagactctgccatctttactTTCACACTCCAAAACTCGAGTACACGCCATATTTAGCCCTCTAATGGTGTTAGAAATTGAGTTGTCGACGTGAGTCGTGAATGGTGAGGGCCAAACCATTTGAAATGCCAAAACGTACCCTTGCAGGGACGCTGTtattagtccattaatggcatggGGTTCCTCTGAGGATAGAGCTTTCAGAGGCCTTGACAGTGTCGCCATTTTGAGtctgttaaaggctctctgaaggtaaatgcaGCTGTATTTAGGTCTGTTAATGGTGGGGCCAAAACCGCATGGTTACTTGTCGCTCcttgggtcaccagttgtgaggttcaagaagacaggtctgggtatgactgatttatttctcggaaaccaggtatacattgaggaatgcagaCAGAAAGGAAGTGACCGACCTGCGCATTCCCATGTCTTGCATTTgacaagaatttgcgtttgttagatgacatataaatgagaataatttgcgttacaataaacgtacaaagtagTTACATCTAATTAGAGACGTGCTATTCATGTCCtcgtaatttccatttttaaattttgattgtcTGCTTGATCCTCAGTTCCTGATTCATTTTTTGATTGcttcatgtataaataaattcattataatgtAACCaatgactcatttcccatggcaaccTTCCATTCTCTAATTCAATTGTTGGAAATAAGGTAAGTCAGCACTCAGctcttcattttttgttacattttggtgTCCTCTGTTGGCCCTTTGGTGGTGCGTAAATTTAAAAACCCCCTTGCATTcctccaacgagacccaatctGTGAGAGTGGCAACCAATTGCTAGGATTCCTAGGACAATAGCGATAACCAGCTTTGCTAATTGCTAAACTAGGAACGAACAAACCAGGACTGAAATATCATTCATTTAACTTAATTCCATTACTTCACAAAGGCATACAGGGCAACCGAAGCAAAGCAAGAGTACACAGGTAAGGGTTATTATCAtaagtcttgtaacattaaggatacaTAGGGACAGATAGGAAAGTGATATTATtttaagagaaagagtaaaaacgCAACGAATATCGGAGTTAGAATTCTTCATAACAGAGGCAAAAGCAcaggttcttaagttagcgagGCAGAGCGGTGGCCCACGAACATTACTCACTGCAAAAGAGCAGCTGTGCTGTGTTACCAGATGACTGAGCagtaggaattaggaagtgcttgcTAGGGAGTTATCGCATGTGTTAGCCAGGAAACAGTTAGCTAGGAGTGTTGTTCAAGAACAGTTATGGCAGAAAAAGTGTAc
This genomic interval from Macrobrachium rosenbergii isolate ZJJX-2024 chromosome 56, ASM4041242v1, whole genome shotgun sequence contains the following:
- the LOC136836160 gene encoding uncharacterized protein translates to MEEASTASCAEALLSSWISQFGVPDSITMDRGSAFLSELWVSLACQMGTTLLSTTAYNPAANDMVERAHCSLKPALMARCTDKNWSTQLPWVLLGLRTPHRGQMAIYPHRKSPIGALTESSTRIPKAYLIDVHGWEDWVSIHRLKPAFLLDSEIREEAGRHPRVPVKVCLQTYMPPH